The sequence GGTGTTCATAGCAAGGCCCACGTCCGCCTGGGCGAGCGCGGGCGCATCGTTGGTGCCATCACCCGTCATGGCAATCAACCGGCCGCCCGCCTGCTCTCTGCGAATATATTCGAGCTTATCTTTGGGCGTGGCCTGCGCCAGGAAATCATCGACGCCAGTTTCGGAGGCAATGGCCGCAGCCGTCAAGGGATTGTCGCCGGTGATCATGACACTCCGAATACCCATGGCGCGAAGGTGAGCGATGCGCTCCTTTATTCCGCCTTTGACAATGTCCTTCAGGTGGACAATCCCCAGCACCCTCGGGCCGTCGGCGACAGCAAGAGGCGTACCGCCATTGCGTGAAATTCGATTGGAGACCTCGATGAGCACGGAAGGAACTTTACCCTGCTGATCTTTGACAAAGTTGCTGATGGCGTCCGTCGCGCCCTTGCGGAGCCGGCGGCCATCTATGTCCGCGCCGCTCATTTGCGTGTAGGCCGAGAAGGGGATGAATTGCGCATGGTGGTCAGACACTTCCCGGCCGCGCAATTGAAAACGTTCCTTGGCCAGGACCACAATGGAGCGTCCTTCGGGCGTTTCGTCCGCCAGGCTGGCCAGTTGCGCTGCGTCGGCGAGCTCCCGCTCGTTGGCCCCGTCACAAGGCAGGAGCTCAACTGCCTGCCGGTTACCGAGCGTGATGGTGCCGGTTTTGTCGAGCAACAACGTGTTGATGTCCCCGGCCGCTTCCACCGCTTTCCCGCTCATAGGCAGAACGTTGTGCTGCATGACGCGGTCCATGCCGGCGATCCCGATGGCCGACAGGAGCCCGCCAATAGTAGTGGGAATCAGGCATACGAGCAGCGAAATAAGTACGACCACTGAAGGAACACCGCCTTGTCCGGCGGAGACTACGCTGTAAACCGCAAAGGGCTGTATGGTTACAACCGCCAACAGGAAGATCAGCGTCAAACCCGCGATCAGGATGTTCAGGGCGATTTCGTTAGGAGTTTTCTGGCGCTCGGCGCCCTCGACCAGCGCGATCATACGGTCCAGGAAGGTTTCGCCTGGGTTGGAGGTAATTTGGACTTTGATCTGGTCTGAGAGAACTTTTGTTCCACCCGTCACGGCGCTGCGGTCGCCGCCCGATTCCCGGATCACCGGCGCGCTTTCACCTGTGATCACAGACTCGTCGACCGTGGCAATTCCTTCAATCACCTCGCCATCGCCTGGGATGATGTCGCCGGCAGCACAGATGACAAGGTCCCCGGAACGCAGCCTGGAAGCCGGCACCATCTCGATTTTTCCGTTCGCAAGCAGGCACTTGGCCATCGAGTCAGTTTTTGTCTTGCGTAGAGTGTCCGCCTGCGCTTTGCCGCGCGCTTCGGCCATGGCCTCTGCAAAGTTTGCGAACAGGACCGTGAACCAGAGCCAGAGGGTGATCTGGAATTCGAAACCAATGCCGGCCACTCGGCTGACGGCGTCATGCGCAAACAGGACTGTTGTCAGCGCTGCGCCGGCCTCGACCACAAAAATGACGGGGTTCCTGGCGACGATCAGCGGATTCAGCTTGACGAAAGACTCGAAGATGGCCCGCCGCAGGATTTCGCGGTCAAACAGCGGGCGGGCATGCACCAGCTTCTTCGGAAGCAATTGTGTTTCATCATTAATGGCGGGTTCAGGCGCAATCATAATGTCAGGCATCGTTCAGCTCCAGGCCGGGAATATCAGCAACGAAAACGTTTTGCCCTGGTGCATGAGGAATTGTTCCACGATCGGACCGAGCGACAGCGCCGGGAAGAAGGTCAAGGCCCCTACAATCACGATCGTCGCCACCAGCAGGCCCACCCACAGAGCCCCGTGCGTTGGAAGCGTCCCACTGGTCACCGGGACTTTTTTCTTCGTGGCCAGACTTCCCGCCACCGCCAGCGCCGGGATCATGAAGCCGAAACGGCCAATCAACATCGCCAGGCCGAGCAGGAGGTTGTACCAGGGTGTATTGGCATTGATTCCGGCAAAGGCGCTGCCGTTGTTTTCTGAAGCGCTGGAAAAAGTGTAAAGGATCTCGCTGAAACCATGGG is a genomic window of Acidobacteriota bacterium containing:
- the kdpB gene encoding K(+)-transporting ATPase subunit B, with the protein product MIAPEPAINDETQLLPKKLVHARPLFDREILRRAIFESFVKLNPLIVARNPVIFVVEAGAALTTVLFAHDAVSRVAGIGFEFQITLWLWFTVLFANFAEAMAEARGKAQADTLRKTKTDSMAKCLLANGKIEMVPASRLRSGDLVICAAGDIIPGDGEVIEGIATVDESVITGESAPVIRESGGDRSAVTGGTKVLSDQIKVQITSNPGETFLDRMIALVEGAERQKTPNEIALNILIAGLTLIFLLAVVTIQPFAVYSVVSAGQGGVPSVVVLISLLVCLIPTTIGGLLSAIGIAGMDRVMQHNVLPMSGKAVEAAGDINTLLLDKTGTITLGNRQAVELLPCDGANERELADAAQLASLADETPEGRSIVVLAKERFQLRGREVSDHHAQFIPFSAYTQMSGADIDGRRLRKGATDAISNFVKDQQGKVPSVLIEVSNRISRNGGTPLAVADGPRVLGIVHLKDIVKGGIKERIAHLRAMGIRSVMITGDNPLTAAAIASETGVDDFLAQATPKDKLEYIRREQAGGRLIAMTGDGTNDAPALAQADVGLAMNTGTSAAKEAGNMVDLDSNPTKLIEVVAIGKQLLITRGALTTFSIANDVAKYFAIIPAMFASTYPVLSYLNIMHLHSPRSAVLAAVIFNALIIIALVPLALRGVKYRPQDAASLLKRNLLIYGIGGILAPFPGIWLIDRLLVLLRLA